In Desulfobacterales bacterium, the genomic stretch TCTTTTGCTGATCAAGCGCAGAACCTTTTTCATCAAATAGTTGCCGATATTTTACATGCTTTTTTTCTTTCGCATACCAAATAAGATGGTCACCAATTCTTGAAAGTGTCAGTGTGTCAAAACCGCCTGTAGTTGCATAATTAATTTGGCTTAAAAAATTTTCACTACCAAATACTTCATCAAGAACACAACGCACCAGATGTAGGTTTTCTTCACTAATCTGCACAAAGACGCTGCCTGTTTCGGTCAACAGATCCCTGGCCACTGACAACCGATCCCTGAGATAGGCCAGATAAGAATGAATGCCCAGCTTCCAGGTATCGCGGAAAGCACGCACCTGCTCGGGCTGGCGGGTGGCGTCCTCGGCTTTACCGTCCTTGACGTCGCGTTTGCGGGTGCTCACCTGCCAGTTGGAGCCGAACTTGATGCCGTAGGGCGGATCAAAGTAGATGGTCTGCACCTTGCCTTTGAGGCCCTCTTTTTCAGCCAGACTCGACATCACCAGCAGTGAATCGCCCAGGATCATGCGGTTTGACCAGTTCTGATCGTGCTTATAAAAGTCGATTTTCTGCTCAAATCCTTCCGGTCCGCCGTTAAAGTCGGCAAAGAGATCAAGCTGATTGTCGCCGGGCTGGGCCTTGCGCGGCAGATCGGCAATGATGGCCTGGGGGTGAATCTTTTCCTGGATGTAGATCGGGACCACCGGCACGGCCAAATCGGTGCGGTCCTGATCGTCTTTGCCCTTCCAGACGAGCTGCGGATCAAGCGACGGATCGCGGGGATACAGCATGGTTTTGGGTGCGGCTTCATCATCAG encodes the following:
- a CDS encoding DNA methyltransferase; protein product: MNKKNSAKKLESIHHKDKRRNIPTEELRDFVADDEAAPKTMLYPRDPSLDPQLVWKGKDDQDRTDLAVPVVPIYIQEKIHPQAIIADLPRKAQPGDNQLDLFADFNGGPEGFEQKIDFYKHDQNWSNRMILGDSLLVMSSLAEKEGLKGKVQTIYFDPPYGIKFGSNWQVSTRKRDVKDGKAEDATRQPEQVRAFRDTWKLGIHSYLAYLRDRLSVARDLLTETGSVFVQISEENLHLVRCVLDEVFGSENFLSQINYATTGGFDTLTLSRIGDHLIWYAKEKKHVKYRQLFDEKGSALDQQK